Proteins encoded in a region of the Vicia villosa cultivar HV-30 ecotype Madison, WI linkage group LG5, Vvil1.0, whole genome shotgun sequence genome:
- the LOC131607352 gene encoding lipid transfer protein EARLI 1-like: MKSNNTIASIIILCINLIFASTLVSSTPNPKTPPTHPKTPPPPSKLPPSQMTPPPHLMTPPPMVPPSVQPSTPPPTMTIAPPCPTTPPPTTNPSAPPSNPMTTPPIVSPSTPPPSPTATPPMISPSTPPPRYLTPPPKITPTTSPTCQIGRLSVCANVLNVVNVGIGRDTKPCCNLINGLIDLEASICLCAALKANILGIIIIDLNIPLQLILNRCGRQMPTNFKCSR; this comes from the coding sequence ATGAAATCAAACAATACTATTGCGTCCATTATAATTCTCTGCATTAATCTTATTTTTGCTTCAACCCTTGTCTCTTCCACTCCAAATCCTAAGACACCACCAACTCATCCCAAAACACCACCTCCTCCATCAAAACTCCCACCAAGTCAAATGACACCACCACCCCATCTCATGACACCACCACCTATGGTACCTCCTTCCGTGCAACCTTCTACACCCCCACCAACTATGACGATCGCACCACCTTGTCCTACTACACCACCACCTACAACAAATCCATCCGCACCCCCTTCAAATCCTATGACAACACCTCCCATAGTCTCTCCTTCCACACCACCGCCAAGTCCTACGGCAACACCCCCTATGATCTCTCCTTCCACACCACCACCAAGATATTTGACACCCCCGCCTAAGATAACTCCTACGACGTCACCTACTTGTCAAATAGGAAGATTGAGTGTTTGTGCCAATGTGTTGAATGTTGTGAACGTAGGGATTGGACGAGATACTAAGCCTTGTTGCAACCTCATCAATGGTCTTATTGATCTCGAAGCCTCTATATGTCTATGCGCTGCACTTAAGGCTAATATCTTGGGAATCATCATTATTGATCTTAACATTCCCTTGCAATTAATCTTGAACCGATGTGGGCGTCAAATGCCTACAAATTTCAAATGCAGCCGTTAA
- the LOC131605448 gene encoding lipid transfer protein EARLI 1-like: MHVIICGCYTSTPNPKTPPTHPKTPPPPSKLPPSQMTPPPHLMTPPPMVPPSVQPSTPPPTMTIAPPCPTTQPPTTNPSAPPSNPMTTPPIVSPSTPPPSPTATPPMISPSTPPPRYLTPPPKITPTTSPTCQIGRLSVCANVLNVVNVGIGQDTKPCCNLINGLIDLEASICLCAALKANILGIIIIDLNIPLQLILNRCGRQMPTNFKCSR, from the coding sequence atgcatgtaattatatGTGGGTGTTACACTTCCACTCCAAATCCTAAGACACCACCAACTCATCCCAAAACACCACCTCCTCCATCAAAACTCCCACCAAGTCAAATGACACCACCACCCCATCTCATGACACCACCACCTATGGTACCTCCTTCCGTGCAACCTTCTACACCCCCACCAACTATGACGATCGCACCACCTTGTCCTACTACACAACCACCTACAACAAATCCATCCGCACCCCCTTCAAATCCTATGACAACACCTCCCATAGTCTCTCCTTCCACACCACCGCCAAGTCCTACGGCAACACCCCCTATGATCTCTCCTTCCACACCACCACCAAGATATTTGACACCCCCGCCTAAGATAACTCCTACGACGTCACCTACTTGTCAAATAGGAAGATTGAGTGTTTGTGCCAATGTGTTGAATGTTGTGAACGTAGGGATTGGACAAGATACTAAGCCTTGTTGCAACCTCATCAATGGTCTTATTGATCTCGAAGCCTCTATATGTCTATGCGCTGCACTTAAGGCTAATATCTTGGGAATCATCATTATTGATCTTAACATTCCCTTGCAATTAATCTTGAACCGATGTGGGCGTCAAATGCCTACAAATTTCAAATGCAGCCGTTAA